The bacterium genome includes a region encoding these proteins:
- a CDS encoding zinc finger Ran-binding domain-containing protein translates to MSAEKRPCPKCGESNYATDATCLSCGAPLTAAAAPRVPLPPPPARVYAPAPAASGIDALIPSRNPQALAAYYIGLFSLLPLAGLPMGIAALVLGIKGLRLARAHPEVRGTTHAWVGIICGGFWALVNVFIVIAIVAAIITDH, encoded by the coding sequence ATGTCAGCCGAGAAGAGGCCTTGTCCAAAGTGCGGTGAGAGCAACTACGCGACCGACGCAACGTGCCTGTCGTGCGGAGCGCCGCTGACGGCCGCGGCCGCGCCGCGCGTTCCCCTGCCCCCTCCGCCGGCGCGGGTCTACGCGCCCGCGCCGGCCGCTTCGGGCATTGATGCGCTCATTCCGTCCCGCAACCCGCAGGCCTTGGCGGCGTACTATATCGGCCTGTTCTCGCTGCTGCCCCTCGCCGGTCTGCCGATGGGCATCGCGGCGCTCGTGCTGGGGATCAAGGGGCTGCGCTTGGCCCGGGCCCACCCGGAGGTCCGGGGCACGACACATGCCTGGGTCGGGATCATCTGCGGCGGCTTCTGGGCCCTGGTCAACGTCTTCATCGTGATCGCGATCGTGGCGGCCATCATCACAGACCACTGA
- a CDS encoding sulfatase-like hydrolase/transferase, which translates to QWIRGENMGPGAVQFLASEVGYTDVLAEHGYTCGLSGKWHMGDSLHPQHGFGFWYAHQLGGGPYLNAPMIRDGVPYEEPGYVTDVITDEALGFLDRQGSDPFCLYVGYTAPHSPWVGHPQDVVDSYDDCPFASCPQEPRHPGAGPLTDQCLGNREMLKGYFAAVTAMDTNIGRLLDWVEAHDLARDTLIVFGSDNGFSCGHHGFWGKGNGTYPRNMFENSVKVPFIMSQPGVLPEGQAVSSLVSAYDFMPTLLDLLGLPLPEGRNLPGHSVAPLLTGGDAAPRELVCVYDEYGPVRMIRTEEWKYVYRHGYGYNELYDLVNDPDERENLANVPSQHARIRELRGEMEAWFARHVEADKDGLREPDTGD; encoded by the coding sequence CAGTGGATACGCGGGGAGAACATGGGGCCGGGCGCGGTGCAGTTCCTCGCCAGTGAAGTCGGCTACACGGATGTCCTGGCCGAGCACGGTTACACCTGCGGGCTGTCGGGGAAGTGGCACATGGGCGACAGCCTCCACCCCCAGCACGGGTTCGGCTTCTGGTATGCCCACCAGCTCGGCGGCGGGCCATACCTCAACGCGCCGATGATCCGCGATGGCGTGCCCTATGAGGAACCGGGCTACGTCACCGATGTCATCACCGATGAGGCGCTGGGCTTCCTGGACCGCCAGGGCAGCGACCCGTTCTGCCTCTATGTGGGCTATACCGCCCCGCACAGCCCGTGGGTAGGCCATCCGCAGGACGTCGTCGACTCGTACGACGACTGCCCCTTTGCCTCCTGCCCCCAGGAGCCGCGCCATCCGGGGGCGGGGCCGCTGACCGACCAGTGCCTCGGCAACCGCGAGATGCTGAAGGGCTACTTCGCGGCGGTCACGGCCATGGACACCAACATCGGGCGTCTCTTGGACTGGGTCGAGGCGCATGACCTGGCGCGCGACACGCTCATCGTCTTCGGCTCGGACAACGGGTTCTCGTGCGGGCACCACGGCTTTTGGGGCAAGGGCAACGGCACCTACCCGCGCAACATGTTCGAGAACTCGGTCAAGGTGCCGTTCATCATGAGCCAGCCCGGTGTGCTCCCCGAGGGGCAGGCGGTATCGAGCCTGGTCAGCGCCTATGACTTCATGCCCACGCTGCTGGACCTGCTGGGCCTGCCGCTGCCCGAGGGCCGCAACCTGCCGGGCCACAGCGTGGCTCCGCTGCTCACCGGCGGCGACGCGGCCCCCCGCGAGCTGGTCTGCGTCTACGATGAGTATGGCCCGGTGCGCATGATCCGCACCGAGGAGTGGAAGTACGTGTACCGGCACGGGTACGGCTACAACGAGCTGTATGATCTCGTGAACGACCCGGACGAGCGGGAGAACCTGGCGAACGTGCCGTCGCAACATGCGCGCATCCGGGAACTGCGCGGGGAGATGGAGGCGTGGTTCGCCCGGCATGTCGAGGCGGACAAGGACGGTCTGAGGGAGCCGGATACCGGCGACTAG
- a CDS encoding glycosyltransferase family 2 protein, whose translation MSISVIIISYNTCELMRNCLASLAAHPPSCDHRIVVVDNASADDTVAMVRREFPYVQVIANDANVGYAAAINQGLREDEASDVLILNSDIEVRERTVDRLLAFMADTPQAGMCGPQLILPDGRPQQTWRRGFTLGQFACQQLLLDKLSRGRGRPGGAVDGAAPRSVEHLDGAALLVRREAIAAVGPMDEGYWMYCEDSDWALRFRRAGWELYYVPEAIMLHHHGASSRQCRAEMIASYNRAAARYFRLHEGALAGGIARVLGLTGTSLRLCGALLGSILTLGLVRPLVQRTTLFARALDLQVRRR comes from the coding sequence ATGAGCATCTCAGTCATCATCATCAGCTACAACACCTGTGAGCTGATGCGCAACTGCCTGGCCTCCCTGGCGGCGCATCCGCCCTCCTGTGACCACCGGATCGTCGTCGTGGACAATGCCTCGGCCGACGACACCGTCGCCATGGTCAGGCGCGAGTTCCCGTACGTACAGGTGATCGCCAACGACGCCAACGTGGGCTATGCCGCGGCGATCAACCAGGGGCTGCGCGAGGACGAAGCGAGCGACGTGCTCATCCTCAACAGCGACATCGAGGTCCGCGAGAGGACGGTGGACCGGCTGCTGGCCTTCATGGCCGACACGCCACAGGCGGGGATGTGCGGCCCGCAGCTCATTCTGCCGGACGGCCGGCCGCAGCAGACCTGGCGGCGAGGCTTTACGCTGGGGCAGTTCGCCTGCCAGCAACTCCTGTTGGACAAGCTGTCGCGTGGGCGCGGACGTCCCGGAGGCGCCGTGGACGGTGCCGCACCGCGCTCGGTCGAGCATCTGGACGGCGCGGCGCTGCTGGTGCGCCGCGAGGCGATTGCCGCCGTCGGTCCCATGGATGAGGGCTACTGGATGTACTGCGAGGACAGCGACTGGGCACTGCGCTTTCGCCGCGCCGGGTGGGAGCTGTACTACGTGCCCGAGGCGATCATGCTGCACCACCACGGCGCCAGCTCGCGCCAGTGTCGTGCGGAGATGATCGCCTCGTACAACCGGGCCGCGGCGCGGTACTTCCGGCTGCACGAGGGGGCGTTGGCCGGAGGCATCGCGCGGGTCCTCGGGCTCACGGGCACGTCCCTGCGCCTGTGTGGAGCGCTGCTGGGCAGCATCCTCACGCTGGGGCTGGTGCGACCGTTGGTGCAGCGCACGACGCTGTTCGCGCGGGCGCTGGACCTGCAGGTGCGCCGCCGCTGA